A genomic region of Colletotrichum destructivum chromosome 1, complete sequence contains the following coding sequences:
- a CDS encoding Putative SWR1-complex protein 5/Craniofacial development protein 1/2 codes for MPPDPTIDEEEYESSQDSDFAPDDGVAAEGDSEASESEADGDDAATKTTTTTAAATTTTKRKRDTNDNEAEDAGFENSGDEALIKKATKKQKRRKAKDADGAPDEEDEGGEGGLVKTRSMRAAEKEERKTAVASGPVTVDVDAIWAQMLAGQTATSSPAVQGNTTTGEAEPPVSKQPGAGAGAAAEAEAEAAAPTKPDGVTAAGDPAETIRIKRTYNFAGKVHTEEKLVARSSAEAKLYLASLGKDASASALGSGADADADEEPKRVLKKAFRSAFEPVVEVANQRRADLNLGVTVRIRAREKAAAQAKKLNTVEKSKMDWAGFVDKEGLKDELELAGRAKGSYAERQDFLARSEAKRDEEARRARMAGRVL; via the exons ATGCCACCCGATCCAACAATCGACGAAGAGGAGTATGAGTCCTCCCAGGACTCGGACTTCGCGCCTGACGACGGCGTTGCAGCCGAGGGCGACTCCGAGGCGTCCGAGTCTGAagcagacggcgacgatgccgcaaccaagacgacgacgacgaccgccgccgccaccaccaccaccaaacGCAAGCGCGATaccaacgacaacgaggccgaggacgcggGCTTCGAAAAttcgggcgacgaggccctgatcaagaaggcgacgaagaagcagAAACGCAGGAAGGCCAAGGATGCGGACGGCGCCccagacgaagaggacgaaggaGGCGAAGGCGGGCTGGTCAAGACGCGGAGTATGCGCGCCGCAGA AAAGGAGGAACGCAAGACCGCCGTCGCGTCCGGCCCGGTgacggtcgacgtcgacgctATCTGGGCGCAGATGCTTGCGGGCCAGACGGcgacgtcttcgccggccgTCCAAGGCAATACGACCACGGGAGAGGCCGAACCCCCGGTGTCGAAGCAAcccggtgccggtgccggtgccgccgccgaagcagaagcagaagccgccgccccaACGAAACCGGACGGTGTCACGGCGGCAGGCGACCCCGCCGAGACGATCCGCATCAAGCGGACCTACAACTTCGCCGGTAAGGTGCACACGGAAGAAAAGCTCGTGgcgcgctcctcggccgaggcgaagctctacctcgcctccctcggcAAAgacgcctccgcctccgcgcTCGGGTccggcgcggacgcggacgcggacgaggAACCAAAACGCGTCCTCAAAAAGGCCTTCCGCTCGGCCTTTgagcccgtcgtcgaggtcgccaacCAGCGCCGCGCCGACCTGAACCTCGGCGTAACGGTGCGCATCCGGGCgcgcgagaaggccgccgcgcaggccaagaagctcaacacggtcgagaagagcaagatggactgggccggcttcgtcgacaaggagggcctcaaggacgagctcgagctcgcgGGGCGGGCCAAGGGGTCCTACGCCGAGAGGCAGGACTTCCTGGCGCGCAGCGAGGCCAAgagggacgaggaggcgcgcCGCGCGAGGATGGCCGGCCGCGTGCTGTGA
- a CDS encoding Putative DSBA-like thioredoxin domain, Thioredoxin-like superfamily, producing MGGKVDVYLDIASLYSYVAFYHIIKNQELLAAHGVQIDIHPVLLGAINAASGNKPPWTLPAKAKYGNFDARRSTLRVGKPDITMPDNFMERSMTVRTLRVLHVIKSSYPEAVYQTAWHWLLHCFWEPPALNLTKPDVLDQALADTPARYPPGDAADRLFSETEVRKILEGAATQEAKDAVKVRTQEAIERGAFGAPWFWAVNDAGKGEPFFGSDRFHFLYDHLGVPYQDIAILPPQKSKL from the exons ATGGGCGGCAAGGTTGATGTTTACTTGGACATCG CGTCTCTGTACAGCTATGTTGCTTTCTACCACATAATCAAGAACCAGGAGCTCCTCGCAGCGCACGGGGTCCAGATAGA CATCCACCCAGTCCTGCTCGgcgccatcaacgccgcTTCGG GAAACAAACCACCATGGACCCTCCCGGCCAAGGCAAAGTATGGCAACTTTGACGCCCGCCGGTCCACATTGCGGGTGGGCAAGCCCGACATCACGATGCCCGACAACTTCATGGAGCGCAGCATGACGGTCCGCACCCTCCGTGTCCTGCACGTCATCAAGTCCAGCTACCCGGAAGCCGTGTACCAGACGGCCTGGCACTGGCTCCTTCACTGCTTCTGGGAGCCGCCGGCCCTCAATCTCACCAAGCCCGACGTCCTGGACCAGGCCTTGGCCGACACGCCCGCGCGATACCCCCCGGGGGACGCCGCGGACAGGCTGTTCAGCGAGACGGAGGTGCGGAAGATCCTGGAGGGCGCCGCGACGCAGGAAGCCAAGGACGCGGTCAAGGTGAGGACGCAGGAGGCGATCGAGCGGGGCGCGTTCGGCGCGCCGTGGTTCTGGGCCGTCAACGACGCGGGCAAGGGGGAGCCGTTCTTCGGCAGCGACCGGTTCCACTTCCTGTACGATCATCTGGGCGTCCCGTACCAGGACATTGCCATCCTCCCGCCGCAGAAGAGCAAGCTGtag
- a CDS encoding Putative short-chain dehydrogenase/reductase SDR, NAD(P)-binding domain superfamily translates to MAESKPVALVVGASRGIGRQIAIDLARNGYAVVVAAKTTSDASKTTPFPPDPNSQQSTVSTVAREIREAGGDATPVAVDVRHQDSVERLIQQTIETYGRLDVLVYNSGAIWWASVEDTPPKRFQLMQRVNPEGLYLTLHAALPHLRRRGRGRVVVVSPPIYSRFFRGKTAYAMGKVAMSVLTKGLAMDFARQGLDEMAITSIWPAVAIESAATQKFQAADPRESRDLRRPTIFSDAVLAILRAPAAAVNGELLLDEDFLRDHAGVVDFSKYALVPGAQPRRIMPAALPDLTVAEQDDEGKRYDSAKAKL, encoded by the exons ATGGCCGAATCCAAACCAGtagccctcgtcgtcggcgcctccAGAGGCATCGGCCGCCAGATCGCCATCGACCTCGCAAGGAACGGCTACGCAG TCGTTGTGGCTGCAAAGACCACCAGCGACGCCTCCAAAACCACGCCGTTCCCACCGGACCCCAACTCGCAACAGTCGACCGTCAGCACCGTCGCCCGCGAGATCcgcgaggcgggcggcgacgcgaCCCCAGTTGCCGTAGATGTCCGCCACCAGGACAGCGTGGAGCGGCTGATCCAACAGACAATAGAG ACATacggccgcctcgacgtcctcgtctaCAACTCGGGCGCCATCTGGTGGGCCTCGGTCGAAGACACGCCCCCGAAACGCTTCCAGCTCATGCAGCGCGTCAACCCGGAGGGCCTCTATTTGACCCTCcacgccgccctcccgcaCCTCCGCCGTCGCGGTCGCGGCCGCGTCGTGGTCGTTAGCCCCCCCATCTACAGCCGCTTCTTCCGCGGTAAGACGGCCTATGCCATGGGCAAGGTTGCCATGAGCGTCCTGACAAAGGGCCTGGCCATGGACTTTGCCCGCCAGGGCCTGGACGAAATGGCCATCACCAGCATCTGGCCCGCCGTG GCCATCGAATCCGCAGCCACGCAAAAGTTTCAGGCCGCCGATCCGCGCGAGTCGCGGGACCTGCGTCGGCCGACAATCTTCTCCGATGCCGTGCTCGCCATCCTGCgcgccccggccgccgccgtcaacggcgagctcctgctcgacgaggacttcCTGCGGGAccacgccggcgtcgtcgattTCTCAAAGTacgccctcgtccccggcGCTCAACCGCGCCGCATcatgccggcggcgctgccggACCTGACGGTAGCGGagcaggacgacgagggcaagaGGTATGACAGCGCCAAGGCCAAGTTGTGA
- a CDS encoding Putative aldolase-type TIM barrel, tRNA-dihydrouridine synthase, DUS-like, FMN-binding protein — protein MATTLEAPTAGLEAGAATTARPKLHGRAFYESIGSPKYILAPMVDQSEFAWRMLSRSFIPPSEQKNMVAYTPMFHARLFKDTENYRQCHFQAVRPSNSTDADTTTTPTPEAWLDGNPSIDRPLFVQFCANDPDALLGAALRVAPYCDAVDLNLGCPQGIAKKGKYGAFLQEDQELIFKLINTLHKNLPIPVTAKIRILDTREATLAYAKNVLSAGASILTVHGRLREQKGHLTGLADWSVIKWLREQLPSETVLFANGNILQHDDLQRALEATGADGIMSAEGNLSDPTIFSPPPEPGTETREYWRGRDGKGGYRVDAVMRRYMDILHKYAAGQDPPLRRPLFVPGDDTAWMEEMDRAQAEEEEPERKKRRRDTPGKPGTSRTLSPNYSAMQPHMFHLLRHFVSKHTDVRDLLAKSRAGDLEAYEKILGMVERKVADGLLEYERAGPAMFEGDEVLGPAAADAEVVEEDGESSRGAVQRCKRPWWVVQPIIRPLPKEAMAKGAVSLSKKDKAKLGEAAVAPEAVNGKATEESVQDKVLKTDDKLLAG, from the exons ATGGCGACAACGCTCGAGGCCCCGACCGCGGGGCTTGAGGCCGGGGCAGCGACAACGGCTAGGCCTAAGCTGCACGGTCGGGCATTCTACGAAAGTATCGGAAGCCCAAAGTACATCCTCGCTCCCATGGTGGATCAGTCCGAATTC GCGTGGAGAATGCTGAGCCGGTCCTTTATCCCGCCGTCCGAGCAGAAGAACATGGTGGCATACACGCCTATGTTTCACGCGCGGCTGTTCAAAGACACGGAAAACTACCGCCAGTGCCACTTCCAGGCCGTGCGACCCAGCAACTCGACCGATGCcgacacgacgacgacgccaacgcccGAGGCCTGGCTCGACGGCAACCCCTCCATCGACCGCCCTCTCTTCGTGCAGTTCTGCGCAAACGACCCggatgccctcctcggcgcggcgCTTAGGGTGGCGCCGTACTGCGACGCCGTGGATCTGAACCTGGGGTGCCCGCAGGGCATCGCCAAGAAGGGGAAGTACGGCGCTTTCCTCCAGGAGGACCAGGAGCTCATCTTCAAGCTCATCAATACGCTGCACAAGAACCTGCCGATTCCCGTGACGGCGAAGATCAGAATACTGGACACCAGGGAGGCGACGCTCGCGTACGCAAAGAACGTGCTCTCGGCTGGCGCGTCGATCCTCACAGTCCACGGAAGACTGAGGGAGCAGAAGGGTCATCTGACGGGACTGGCGGACTGGAGTGTCATCAAGTGGCTGAGGGAGCAGCTGCCGTCGGAAACGGTGCTTTTCGCCAACGGGAACATTCTGCAGCACGACGACCTCCAGCGCGCGTTGGAGGCCacgggcgccgacggcatcatGAGCGCCGAGGGCAATCTCAGCGACCCGACCATCTTcagcccgccgcccgagcCTGGGACCGAGACGCGGGAGTACTGGCGTGGCAGGGACGGCAAGGGCGGGTACCGCGTGGACGCTGTCATGAGACGGTACATGGACATCCTGCACAAGtacgccgccggccaagaTCCACCTTTGAGACGGCCCCTGTTCGTGCCGGGCGACGACACGGCGTGGATGGAAGAGATGGACAGGGcgcaggcggaggaggaggagccggaGCGCAAGAAgcgcaggagggacacgcCCGGCAAACCCGGGACGAGCAGGACGCTGAGCCCCAACTACTCGGCGATGCAGCCACACATGTTCCACCTGCTGCGGCACTTTGTATCGAAGCACACGGACGTGCGGGATCTGCTCGCCAAGAGCCGGGCCGGGGACCTGGAGGCGTACGAGAAGATCCTGGGCATGGTCGAGAGGAAGGTCGCGGACGGGCTGCTCGAGTACGAGAGGGCCGGGCCGGCCATGTTCGAGGGTGACGAGGTCCTGGGCCCGGCAGCGGCGGACGCGGAGGTGGTAGAGGAGGACGGGGAGAGCTCCAGGGGCGCGGTGCAGCGCTGCAAGAGGCCGTGGTGGGTCGTGCAGCCCATCATCCGGCCGCTGCCCAAAGAGGCTATGGCCAAGGGGGCCGTGTCGCTgagcaagaaggacaaggccaagctgGGCGAGGCCGCTGTGGCTCCCGAGGCGGTCAACGGCAAGGCCACGGAGGAGAGTGTCCAGGACAAGGTCCTGAAGACGGATGACAAGCTGCTCGCGGGTTGA
- a CDS encoding Putative alpha carbonic anhydrase domain, carbonic anhydrase, alpha-class, producing the protein MKSSLLLPFATLASAICHHRTSLYARSHGLTARDEGGVDVATFDYNDLTGPLNWHAHSNQSIKCATGSQQSPINLNDTSATLVPGTSLGFDVPDLLDGAEFENLGSTLEVVAQNGTLTRHGRKFHLKQFHFHTPSEHRVESEYFPMEVHFVFEADAEQLKNSSGPSNSVLGFLIEVDNSAPSSFLKNVFAHLDEVEEPGSHAETGPLSFCELRTVLEHSDVYQYDGSLTTPPCSEGIAWNVVAEPLRVDDVTYRAAKKIMKFNARYTQNVPGQRNLLEHSRITLNALSA; encoded by the exons ATGAAgtcctctcttctcctccccttcgcCACCCTAGCGTCGGCCATCTGCCACCACCGCACATCCCTCTACGCCCGAAGCCACGGCCTGACGGCCCGCGATGAGGGCGGTGTCGACGTCGCAACGTTCGACTACAACGACCTCACAGGGCCCCTCAACTGGCACGCCCACAGCAACCAGAGCATAAAGTGCGCCACCGGCAGCCAGCAGAGCCCCATCAACCTCAACGACACCTCGGCCACGCTCGTCCCCGGCACGAGCCTGGGCTTCGACGTGCCTgacctgctcgacggcgccgaatTCGAGAACCTCGGCAGCacgctcgaggtcgtcgcccAGAACGGCACCCTCACGAGGCACGGGAGGAAGTTCCACCTGAAGCAGTTCCACTTCCACACCCCGAGCGAGCACCGCGTCGAGAGCGAGTACTTCCCCATGGAGGTGCACTTTGTCTttgaggccgacgccgagcagTTGAAGA ACTCCTCGGGCCCCAGCAACTCCGTCCTCGGGTTCCtcatcgaggtcgacaaCAGCGCCCCCTCGTCGTTCCTCAAGAACGTCTTCGcccacctcgacgaggtcgaggagcccGGCTCGCACGCCGAGACCGGCCCCCTCAGCTTCTGCGAGCTCCGCACCGTGCTCGAGCATTCGGACGTGTACCAGTACGACGGCTCtctgacgacgccgccctgctcCGAGGGCATCGCCTGGAACGTCGTTGCCGAGCCGCTgcgcgtcgacgacgtcacCTACCGCGCCGCCAAGAAGATCATGAAGTTCAACGCCCGCTACACGCAGAACGTCCCTGGCCAGAGGAATCTGCTGGAACACTCGAGGATCACGCTCAACGCACTTTCCGCATGA